The Marinifilum sp. JC120 genome segment TGATTCTGGTGGGCGCACGGACCTACACAATTAATTATTCAGTGAAAGATAACGGCGACTATGATCTGGACGATACTCCCGGTGTGATCCTTGATCCTGTGGTTCCCGGAACTGTTTCATCTGGTGGATCAAGCGGATCTTCCGGTGGCGGAACCGGATGTGTAATGAACCCACAGGGTGGAATGTCTATGGAGCTTTGCGGATTGTTTCTAGTTGCTTTGTTGGGGATTTGTATTCGTAGGATAAGTGGCTGATTTGTAGCGGTTTAAAGTAGGACGGATAGATGTCGTGGCCGGATTTTTTCGGTCACGACATTTTTTTTAGCTGACTGAGATTTTTCTCAAGCTGGGCGGTTGATTCAGCCTTCTGCGAACAATTGCTGATGACGAATTCCGCTGTTGCATAGATGTTTTTCCAGCGCGGGCGTTCGGGCAGGGTCTCTATGCTCAGATAGCGGTCAAGGGTCTGGGTTCGGGCGTATCCGTCTTTCTCAAAGTAAATATTCCAGATTCCTGATTTCGAAGCCAGCTCGGCCTTGCTTTTGCCTGTGTATTTCTCCCAGCATTCAAGTGAGTTATTCATTAGCCAGACAGCCAGTTTCCGCTTGTTTGGCTTTTTTTCTTCCGTCTTGTTGGTCAGCACATGGACCAGCTCGCGGTTGACGGCGATGGTTTCTTTCTCCAGCGAGTCGAGTTTTCTGGAAAGGCGTAGCTGGACCCTTTTATGATCCTGTTCTTTTTTCTTGTGATCCTCCAATTCGCCGGTGACTTTTTCATAGCTGGACAATGTTTCGGCAAAGCGGGCCGACATCAAGAGTGAATATGAAAGGATGAATATGAAGGTCCCGTAGGGCGTGAAATCAGCTGATCCGAAGATGTTCATATCAAAAAGAATTTCATCGAATTCCGCACAAAATAAAGCCAGATATCCGGGAGCCAGATAGATAGCCCCTTTTCTTTTATGGCGCAGGTCGTTGATGAAAGATGTGAACAGGTAAATATATGCGGCTCTGCTGAGAATAAAGTAGAGCAGAGATGCTGTGGAGTATGCACCCGGAGGGGTGATGATAGTGTAGATGCAGTACAGACCGCTGATTACGGAACACAGCAAGTTTACTTGCTTACCATACCGTTGCGGAAAAAGAGAATTGTAGAATATCAGCAGCAGGGGAATAGCCAGCCCGGTGGGCAGCAAGCACATTTTTATGTACCAGCTCCAGTCTATGTTGATAAGTTGTGTGGCTAGAAAAGCTGAAGGCGGATTGAAAATCGTGGCAATACACCAGACAAGGCAGAACAGCCCGAAGTAAAGATTCTCCCAGCTTGATCTGCGCATGCTGAAAATTACGAGGTGAAAAATACCCATGATCAGCAATGCGCCGCCGATAATAGCTCCTGAAATACGCCGATAATTAATCAGGTCTTCAATCTGGTCATGGCTGCCGAGAAGTATGCTGGAATTGATTCCACCTTCCTTGTTGTGAAAGTTTGATACTTCAATGGCGATATCCACAGTCCCGTTGTCGGTAATAAAAGACGGGGTGATTAGATGCTTTATGGGTTTTTCAGACTGTATGTCTGACCCGACTGTCCCGGATGATCCGATCTGCTTGCCGTTTACCCTCACACTGCATGCCGAAAGTACCCCGGAAATGTAGAGTGAATCTGCAATGGAGTCGGGCCTGAGTTTTATTTTCAGACGGTACGCTGCTTTTCCTTGGCTGTGGACAGGGTTGCCTTGCTTTGTTTTGCCTTTCCATATTGAAGGAAGCTGAAAAAAATCTTTATGCGTAAGGTCTTGTTTTGTGAGTGTGGAATAGGATGTGTTTGGATAGAATTCCCATTCCCCGTCAAGAGTGGCAGGGCCTTGTTTTTCGAAATTCCATTCACTGAGATCAAGATATCCCTTCACTGCTTTAGTTTCGCTTTCGCCTGTTGTCTGGACGCACGCGCTTACCATGAACAATAGGGCAAGGAGCAGTATATTTATATATGTGTACTTGTGATCTTGCATTCAGGGGGATGATTTATGTTTATACGCGCGTGTATATTGTCTGATTTTTCTGATAAAATAAATGAGAATGAGCAAAGATATAAAAAAACGGCCTTATCCCCAAATTTAATTGAGGGTAAGGCCGTTTGAAGTTTCTCGTGCAGTTGGAACTATTCAGCAGGTGCGTTGAATACGCGGGTGCTAAGTTCCTTGTCGAGGATGAACATGCCGTTGCCTTCACCATTTAGCAGGCGCAGCTTGTTCAGTACTGCATTCACGCTGTCTTCTTCTTCGACCTGTTCGGTTACAAACCATTGCAGGAAGATGTTGGTGGCGTGGTCTCTTTCATCGATTGCGAGGTTTACAAGGTTGTTGATCAGGGAAGTAACATGCTTCTCGTGCTCAAGAACAGCCTCGATACAGGCCAGCGGGGAATCCCATTCTGTTTTGGGAGCCTCAATGGCGGGGAAAACAACACGTCCGCCGCGTTCGTTGATATAATCGTAGAACTTCATGGCGTGGAATTGTTCTTCCTTAGCTTGGACCCGCATCCAGTTGGCAAAGCCGTCCAGTCCGAGGTCGCTAAAGTAAGCGGACATGGAAAGGTAAAGGTATGCGGAGTAAAGCTCGGCATTCAGCTGTTCATTAAGTGCTTTTTCAAGAACCTTGTTAGACATTTTAGATATTCTCCGTAATGGGATTCAGTTTGCTAGTAACCCAGGTCTTCATCGGTGATTTTGGTTGCGAATACTTTATGCATCCAGACCTGGTAGCCGATAACGATGGGGACCATGATCAATGTAACTGTCAACATGATTTTCAGGGTCAGCTGACTTGAAGCAGCATTATGGATGGTGATGGAGTACGCCGGATTAATGCTTGAAGGCAGCAAGGCCGGGAACAGTCCGATTACACCAAACATGGTGGTGGATACAATAAGGACAGCAGAACAGGCCCATGCTTTCCACCACTTGCGTGCTGCGATAAGGGTGCGAACCTTGACGATTGCAAAGATCGGGATCAACAGGATCAGCATTAAGGCCGGGTAGGCCAGATAGTTACTGAGTAACTGAGTGTATACCCCGGTAAGGGCCAGGAATGCAATATAAACTGCTGCCAGAATCGGCCAGATGGTTGCCGCAAGATTCCCGGCACGCTCATTGAGTTCGCCTTCAGTACGCACTGCAAGCCAGAGGCAGCCGTGCTGGGCAAAAAGCAGAACAAAAAGAATACCGCCACCGAGACCGTAGGGGTTGAGCAGGGTGAACAGGTTGCCCTGAAAGACACCGTTTTCATCAATGGGAATACCCATGAAGATATTGGCGAAAGCCACGCCGAGCAGCAGGCCGGGCAGAAAACTGCCTACAACCATGGCTTTATCCCACAGTTTGCGTGCCCATTCGCTTTCAACCAGTCCTCTGAATTCATAGGCTACACCACGAATGATCAGGGCGATCAGCAACAGCATGAGTGCGGTGTAAAGTCCGCTGAACATTACTGCATATGCTTTGGGAAATGCGGCAAAAGTTACACCACCGGCGGTGATGAGCCATACTTCGTTACCGTCCCAGAAAGGACCGATGGATTTATATATAGCTTTTCTGTCTTTTTCGTCTTTAGCCAGAAAGGGCATCATGGACCCCAGACCCAGATCATACCCGTCGAGCATGAAGTAGATGGCCCAGAGTAAGCCCCATAACAAGAACCATATGGTTTCTAACATAATTATCTCCTTGTTTTACAGCTTCTTAAGGCTTGGTGGGTGCAGGGCCTCTGCGGGCAAATCTCGCCAAGAGATATATCTCACACGCTCCTAGCAGGGTGTAGAGAGTGGTCAGGGCGATAAATGAGAACGCAACCTGACTTGTGGCAATGGGGGAAACCGCGTCGCTGGTTTTCATTATGCCGTAAACGATCCATGGCTGGCGTCCAACTTCAGCAACTGCCCAACCGGCCCAGACGGCGATGTATGGCAGAGGAATCGCGTAAAGCATGAGGCGCAGGTAGAGCTTATTCTCAATCAGGTCCTTGCGTTTCATCCAGCCCCAAATGCAGAGCAGTGGGAAGAGGGTTCCCAGTCCGACCATGATACGGAAGGCAAGAAAAGTAATTGTCACAGGAGGACGGTCTTCCTTGGGCCATTCTTTGAGACCCTTAACCGGGGCATCAAAATCGTTGAAAGCAAGGAAGCTGAGTGCGCCGGGGAGTCCGAGGAATTCAATGGAATTTTTCTCATTTTTTTCGTCGGGAAAAGCCAGCAGGTACATGGGGGCACCGTCTTCATGGGTGTCCCAGAGGGCTTCCATGGCAGCCAGCTTTTCGGGCTGCATTTTGGCAACAGTCTGGGCGTGGTGGTGACCCTGTGCAGCAACAAGAATGGAGAAGATGAAAGCTACGATCAAGCCCATCTTGAAAGACTTGCTGAAGAATTCAACTTCATTTTTGCGCAGCAGGTGATAGGCACTGATACCCATAACAAAGAAGCTGGCAACCATGAATGCAGCGAAGCCGTTATGCAGGAACTGGCCCCATGCAAAGGGGTTGGTGATAACTTCGAAGAAGTTGTCCAGTTCAGCTCGGCCGTTTCTGATTACATAGCCGACAGGATTCTGCATCCATCCGTTAGCAAGGATAATCCAGATTGCTGAAATATTTGAGGCAATTGCCACAATCCAGATACAGGCTGCGTGCATTTTGGGGGAAAGCTTTTTCCAGCCGAAAATCCAGGCGGCAAGAAAAGTTGATTCCATAAAAAAGGCCACCGTGGCTTCAATGGCCAGCAGCGAACCGAAAATATCACCCACGTATTCGGAATAGCGGGACCAGTTGGTACCGAACTGGAATTCAAGTGTGATTCCGGTCACGATTCCGAGAACAAAGTTAATGACGAACAGCTTTCCCCAAAATTTGGTCATGCGCAGGTAAATGTCTTTTTTAGTGCGCACATACATGGTTTCCATAATGGCAACCATGACGGAAAGCCCCAGTGTGAGCGGTACGAAAATGAAGTGGAACATTGTTGCCATGGCAAATTGCAGCCTTGACAGCATCAGAACATCCATCATCCCTCTCCTTGTTCAAGTTGTTGATAAATTTATCTGGAAATTTTATCCAGAGCTTCCTGAGCCAGCCTTCCAACCGTTACAGACTGCAATGAAGAGTCCTTATAAATTTCTATAACAGTATCATTATCCACCAAAGCTTCAAGCTTTTTGACGGACTGTGTCACATTCAGTGGTCCCAGAGCCCAACAGGCCGTTCCCTGTATCACCGGATCGGGGTAGGAAAGAAAACGGACCAGATCATCCGTAGCCTGTGCCGCAATCTGCGGTCGCTCCTGAGCCATGCGGGCAACTCCCCAGACTGCGCCCCGGAGCAGGGTGGGGAACTCTAGGTAGTTTTCCGGGCCTTTTTCATCTTCATGGCTGTAGCTGAGCAGGATTTTTCCA includes the following:
- a CDS encoding membrane protein — translated: MQDHKYTYINILLLALLFMVSACVQTTGESETKAVKGYLDLSEWNFEKQGPATLDGEWEFYPNTSYSTLTKQDLTHKDFFQLPSIWKGKTKQGNPVHSQGKAAYRLKIKLRPDSIADSLYISGVLSACSVRVNGKQIGSSGTVGSDIQSEKPIKHLITPSFITDNGTVDIAIEVSNFHNKEGGINSSILLGSHDQIEDLINYRRISGAIIGGALLIMGIFHLVIFSMRRSSWENLYFGLFCLVWCIATIFNPPSAFLATQLINIDWSWYIKMCLLPTGLAIPLLLIFYNSLFPQRYGKQVNLLCSVISGLYCIYTIITPPGAYSTASLLYFILSRAAYIYLFTSFINDLRHKRKGAIYLAPGYLALFCAEFDEILFDMNIFGSADFTPYGTFIFILSYSLLMSARFAETLSSYEKVTGELEDHKKKEQDHKRVQLRLSRKLDSLEKETIAVNRELVHVLTNKTEEKKPNKRKLAVWLMNNSLECWEKYTGKSKAELASKSGIWNIYFEKDGYARTQTLDRYLSIETLPERPRWKNIYATAEFVISNCSQKAESTAQLEKNLSQLKKMS
- a CDS encoding ferritin encodes the protein MSNKVLEKALNEQLNAELYSAYLYLSMSAYFSDLGLDGFANWMRVQAKEEQFHAMKFYDYINERGGRVVFPAIEAPKTEWDSPLACIEAVLEHEKHVTSLINNLVNLAIDERDHATNIFLQWFVTEQVEEEDSVNAVLNKLRLLNGEGNGMFILDKELSTRVFNAPAE
- a CDS encoding HEAT repeat domain-containing protein, translating into MAVGRRIKKKVMDVLADENWESKFEGLMEKYSMQTLVAPLFASLCATTVMVRWHGVTCFGKVISRMVEEDASKARVVMRRIMWMLNEESGGCAWGVSEAMGEIAAVNDLMAKEYGKILLSYSHEDEKGPENYLEFPTLLRGAVWGVARMAQERPQIAAQATDDLVRFLSYPDPVIQGTACWALGPLNVTQSVKKLEALVDNDTVIEIYKDSSLQSVTVGRLAQEALDKISR
- the cydB gene encoding cytochrome d ubiquinol oxidase subunit II encodes the protein MLETIWFLLWGLLWAIYFMLDGYDLGLGSMMPFLAKDEKDRKAIYKSIGPFWDGNEVWLITAGGVTFAAFPKAYAVMFSGLYTALMLLLIALIIRGVAYEFRGLVESEWARKLWDKAMVVGSFLPGLLLGVAFANIFMGIPIDENGVFQGNLFTLLNPYGLGGGILFVLLFAQHGCLWLAVRTEGELNERAGNLAATIWPILAAVYIAFLALTGVYTQLLSNYLAYPALMLILLIPIFAIVKVRTLIAARKWWKAWACSAVLIVSTTMFGVIGLFPALLPSSINPAYSITIHNAASSQLTLKIMLTVTLIMVPIVIGYQVWMHKVFATKITDEDLGY
- a CDS encoding cytochrome ubiquinol oxidase subunit I, with translation MDVLMLSRLQFAMATMFHFIFVPLTLGLSVMVAIMETMYVRTKKDIYLRMTKFWGKLFVINFVLGIVTGITLEFQFGTNWSRYSEYVGDIFGSLLAIEATVAFFMESTFLAAWIFGWKKLSPKMHAACIWIVAIASNISAIWIILANGWMQNPVGYVIRNGRAELDNFFEVITNPFAWGQFLHNGFAAFMVASFFVMGISAYHLLRKNEVEFFSKSFKMGLIVAFIFSILVAAQGHHHAQTVAKMQPEKLAAMEALWDTHEDGAPMYLLAFPDEKNEKNSIEFLGLPGALSFLAFNDFDAPVKGLKEWPKEDRPPVTITFLAFRIMVGLGTLFPLLCIWGWMKRKDLIENKLYLRLMLYAIPLPYIAVWAGWAVAEVGRQPWIVYGIMKTSDAVSPIATSQVAFSFIALTTLYTLLGACEIYLLARFARRGPAPTKP